The proteins below come from a single Alnus glutinosa chromosome 9, dhAlnGlut1.1, whole genome shotgun sequence genomic window:
- the LOC133878008 gene encoding uncharacterized protein LOC133878008 gives MDVDSQPTMEETILVGDDLMMGPPSPLIPPEIASHVLEGVDLCDGILRNLFLCLQINDIEPFCQDEIALYRQCTEKRDKELRQRLQDSERKLGLSMPLDEAKERAAQLESEVTSLERRLILATGVEGMEGFRQRWSLHGRFTDTKRRLESLKQGMENRKKDEPVGGSTAKRWSFW, from the exons ATGGATG TTGATTCGCAGCCAACTATGGAGGAGACTATTTTGGTTGGTGACGATCTGATGATGGGGCCACCATCACCTCTCATTCCACCAGAAATTGCCTCTCATGTGCTTGAAGGAGTTGATTTATGTGATGGGATTCTGAGGAATCTATTTTTGT GCTTGCAAATCAATGACATTGAGCCTTTCTGTCAAGATGAGATTGCTTTGTATCGACAATGCACTGAAAAAAGG GATAAGGAACTAAGACAACGACTTCAAGATAGTGAGAGAAAATTGGGTTTATCAATGCCTTTAGATGAAGCAAAAGAGAGAGCTGCTCAACTTGAATCAGAAGTTACATCACTGGAGAG GCGTTTGATTCTTGCTACTGGAGTCGAAGGCATGGAAGGATTTCGCCAGAGATGGAGCTTGCATGGTCGCTTCACAGATACCAA GAGAAGGTTGGAGTCCTTAAAACAGGGAATGGAGAATAGAAAAAAGGATGAGCCTGTTGGAGGTTCGACTGCCAAAAGATGGTCTTTTTGGTGA